Within Oreochromis aureus strain Israel breed Guangdong linkage group 19, ZZ_aureus, whole genome shotgun sequence, the genomic segment GCGTTATCTTACGCAAGCTCAAAGGAAAATCTATTTTAAAACTTTCTTATACATTGTTGTAGCACTTCGTCAGACTGGAGAACATTTAAAATCACTTTACATGCCATAATCTGTTGCTTAATCACCCATGAAGACTTTATATCTTCCAGGCTTTAGTAAATTCTTAAACGAGAAAAAGAAGACATATATTATACAATTTACATCGTGTGAGAGCTCACTTCTCTCGTTTGTCAGTGGAAAACCATGTCTCCTAAAGATAACTGTGAAGCCATGGGGTAGCTTACAGTGGAGGCTACTTCTATAGAAGCAGGACAAGtgaaaatgaatgttttcatCGCCATAAATATGGCTGCAAAAAAGCATGATTGCTATTGGTAAATTAGACAAATTTAtaatgatgttttttgtttacagCCACAGCAAAAGATAGCATTGTATGTTTAATCAGTGCAACATATGTAACTATAGCTGatgactgaaaacatgtggaTAACACTGCTGGAAAATGGTGCACAGTTGACATGGCCCAGAAAGTGACTGctaacatgtttatttatacaTTAACAGACAGCTTTCTTTGTGTATGCACCAGACCTAAACTTGCAGAGTCAAAAGACCTATAAGAACCTTTTGCGATGCCTCCTTATAggacccccccccacacacacacacacaccccaatACACATTTCTGATGATCCTACAGATTAAACAGTGCTGATCATTTAACAGTGAAATACATTCAACAAGATCAGAGACTGATACATATTTTGGAAATATAAATTGTCTCACGATCACAAAAAAATAAGCAAAGGCTGTGCAGCACAAAGATTCACAAGAATATTCACAGGGACTGTTGACTCACCCCATTGATCCCAAACACAACATGGATTTGAATATAAAAGTGGCCACTGGGAATTCTGACAACTTATAACAGTAACCCACAACATCTTCATATAACGTGACTAAAAGCATACCCAAAAGCATGACACTTGGCCTGCAAAGCACATGCAAAAATCTCttccacacacatgcacatacacactgcACCTCTGCCCCCATCTTAATGAGTACAGAGCAGTGCCACAAATTCTACAGTGCTTTCTTTGTCATCCAGAATATAAATGCAGTATAAGGCATTTGTAGATGTGCGTGACATTTATATGTGAGCACACAGGCGTGCCTGTCTGTTTTTGATTGATATCCTGTAAGTATTTCAGGCCAGTGACTTTTGCACTTCAccagttttgctttttaattgttttctaTGAATAGTGTGTGGCACTTGCTGAAATAACCGAACAAGACAAGTAACTGAGCAAATTGTGTTTAAAAGAAAGGTGTTTTATGCATGTTGAGCGTTTATGGCTCTTGCTTTTTTAATCATCCTTTTTGATTCCAGTCAAATAAAGGCAAGTGCTCACCACAATTTTGCATCGCTCTGACAGAAATTATGGCCTTTACGTGAGTATTGTGAATAGCTTTATTCATTACGCCAGCCATTTAGGCCATGCATTCAAAAGCTGATTGTAGACTCTGTCCAGCCGTTTGAGCCATCTCCCTTCACAGTGCTCGCTGTGCGACCCCGTGGCGGCAGGCTGTCGGTCAGGCCGAAGAGGCGCGCCGCTGCACCCCGGTATTTCCACGACATGGTGTTATAGAGGATGGGATTGATGGCAGCACTCAAGTAAAAGAGAACCACTGACACCAAGCTACAGTACTCGGATAACAACGACAGCAACGGTGAAGGAGCATCCAGAGAGCGGAACTGCAAGTAGCGACCCACATGGAAAGGCAACCAACACAGGACAAAGGCCAGCACAACAACCACTTttggaagaagaaaacagacataAAAAGGGGCAGGGGTTAGTCAAAGGAGGTGCTGATTAACCTTTTCTAcctaatgtatatatatatttattcggAAATTTGAACTGATATCACTTTATATGAACACAATTTAAAGGCCTAAGGTGTCTTTCATGTGTCGACAACTCAAACTCTAATCATCTAAGAACTTCAGAATTTTTGCATAATTTGCGCGTTCTGGAAACTTACCCAGCATCTTTATGGTCTGCCTGTTGCTCTTATCCCTGTGAGACACGCGGTTGCTCATGTTCGTCTCTCGGTGCCTTTGCCACAGCCGACGGCCTATCAGGCTGTAGAGCACTGTCAGACAGAACACGGGCATGAAGAAGAAAACGGAGCTCAGCCACACCATGGCCCCCATTAGACCTGATTGCACAGCATAGTGCGTCATCTTACACTCTCGGGTGTCCTCAGTCTCCAGGAATAAGTTAGTCTCATTCATCCACGAACTGAAGTTTAGTGGCCCCATCGTGTCCTGCTCTACTCCCACCATGACAAACACAGGGCCTGCGCTCAAAAGGGACACTGTCCATAACAGACAAATCAAGGCTCGTACGCGCCTTTTGGTTACCAGAGCCTTGGCGCGCAATGGGAAACAGATCGCCAGGTAGCGCTCTACTGACAGGGCGGTGATGCTGAGGATGGTGGAGTAAGTGCTTGATTCTGACACAAACTGAAAGAGTTTGCAGAGCGCGTCTCCAAAGCGCCAGGGCCTGTATCTCCACATGCGGTAGAGGTCAAGTGGCATGCAAAGGAAAATGAGTAGATCGGATACCGCCATGCTGCACAGGTACAGATTGGTGGTCGTGCGCATGTCCCGGTACTTGCTGACCACCAAAATGGTCATAACATTCCCGGCCACCCCTATCAGAAACAGCAGTGTGCAGGCGACGGTGATGGCCGTTAGGAGAGGAATTGAATAATAATTGAGAGGGGGCGGGGAAGGGTCAGCTTTGCTTATGGTATTGTTGGTCTCCTCCCAGGTGCAGTTACGGTGGAGGCACTCCAGTTGGCTGGGCCAGGAGGGCATTGTTGCCTCTGGGTTATTCTCCCGGCCGCACCTGACCCTGACTGCTGATGTCACCCTGGATCTGGGACTCCTCATGCCCCTCGATGCCGCACTCACCTGCGTTATTCATTGTTTGATTTCCGGAGTTAAGAAAAACGTGTAACGGAGGAGATCAGGCGTGAACACAAGTAATATCCTTAGTGGTGCAAGCAATCCTGTGTAGCCTAACACTTCTTTACTTTGAAGATCAAACACGAAATGGGCGGTGTTGAATAGACTATAACAGAAATATGAGGCCATCTCAGATCGATCCGAATTATCCACTCCATCTTCATAACCCACACTAAAGTGTTCCAAAAGTACCTGAAGAGTAGGAGTGATGGTTACAAAATGCATTACATCCGGATATTCGCAAGCTATAAATCGCCAGCCGAAATTTTTGGGGATGTGTAATCCAATAAAAACggatatgacagaaaataaaaacagatctaGTATTTAAAAATCTAATATTTAAGCGCATCTTATCTTCTccatcttttaaaaaatatatttgtgaaACCCACCAGAAGCCTGAGGTCCTTCATGCGCTAAGAAGTCCCAAAGAGTCCTCAGCAGCAGCAAGTCCCCGCGtttgcacaaaataaaaagcaaaatattgGATCGCTTGACGAGTTGCATCTGGCAGCATGTGATGGTGAGTCAGACTCAGGGTCATAATGatgcggcagcagcagcagaaaacatctgTCCTGCAAATGACAGTGGCGCTCAAACTCAGCCAAACACAAACGGACAAATAACAACTAGCGTGAAAACAATCACTGTCTGACGGAAGGGAGACAGTTTAATAAAACTCACAAACACCACGAAAGAACGATGCATTGTCAATAGAATAATAAATCTAAGAGTCCAAATGGTCAAAGAAGAAATATCAGTCAAGACCGATGAAAAAATCCACCTTAACACCAGACTTCTGTTCTGCTCCTGTAGTTATGGTGCATATCCAGTGTGTGTATCATGATTCGCGGTGCGCAAAACATCTTACCCAAGTGAAGTCTGTGGTGGTCTGCTCTGAGTGCGATGCTACAACACCACCTACCGGTACTGTTACAGTGATTTGTAGCGGTTTCAGCATTTTAAGCAATCATGCCTTTTGTGTTTACTACCAGCCAATGAGAAAGAGTATTCCTCATTAGCAATTGGAGAATAATTCGACTCTCTCTGTTTTATGATGTGATGGACCGAGAAGACAAGGAAAGTCAGGCTCAGGTTTAAGTCCATAAAAACAAACTTGGttaaattatacaaaaaaaaaaaaaaatctaaatattgggcccataaaagaggtcaaagataCAGAACTCTACTCAAAAGCTGGCAACAAATACTGACCTACCTAAATGACACAAAAGGGAAACTTCAATAGTGGCTGATCAgcccacaaagacacaaaagggGTTAGAACGCACAaaaacctaactgaaactaacATAATAAATTCCATTTCCCACCCATGATCCAGAGTTGTCGTGTGATCCAATTTTCAAGTATCCATAAAGGCTTGCTCCGCCCATTTTCCACCTCTTAGCTCATCAAACAAGGGCCTGGAAGCAGCAGCTGCTGAGGTCTCAAATTGTCATACGCCCTAGAAATATGGTTTATAATTCAATTACCCCTTTGCGCAAAGCAAAAAAAGACACTTAAAACGTGCCATTTGCTCACTATAGGAAGAATATTTATTCAGACAGATTAAAATTGTGACACAGTGTAATGTGGTTAGGGTTGCCAATTACCTATTTAACTTTCACAATATATCATATGTTGCCCTAAGAACTGGCACGATAATTAGCCATTCTGCcttaaattaaaatacaaaaaacaaaaacgcagGTAACACTAACAGAATAAATAATATCCCCACGATCTTGTGCATTTTCAGATTTCCATGAAAAATATACCCCCTGATGTGTTCAGTGCTGTATAAACATTCTCTAGTTTGGACAACAATGTACATTATACCATTTCCCACAACGAAATAACACCTATTTCTTCAATGAAAAGTTCAGAATCTAAGAAGACATGAATTTGAATAAACATGTGTTACTTTACAACAATCTCACCTACAAACCTACTTTGCATAATAATTTAAAGCTTATACTTAATTGCTACTGCTTAAATGgttaagaaaatagatggatagataaataaataatatttctcAGTTTACTATATTCAGTTAAATAGGAAACAAGTAATTTGCAAACCATTGCattctgtctttatttacagAACTAATTTACAACTTGGGGTTGTAGATCAGTGGAAGTATAATATACACTATGAATGGACTTTAAGTTCCCAATTTACATTTGTGTAAGGAACCAAAATGACCTTCAAACTTGTGGGGCTTGTCACAAAAAGCCCAACAACATAACTTCCCCTTCACCATGTGATAATTTCTGGGCACGTTCAGGCATCTCTGCTCTACTAACTAACAATGGAGTGTGTAAGTCAGCAGTATAAGAAATGCAGTGAGTGAATGTATGTGTGCAAACACCCACAAAGGTGGATGGAAGGCAGACCAATCACCACAGGGTAGTTTTTATAGAATGGCCCCGGCCCCGTTGAACTGGTTGGTATAAACTAATTACATAATTACTCTATTAGGGTAGGTTAGGATTGCCTCGATAAGAATGAGAAGCTTATCACCATTTTTAATGACACATAATTAAGATATATCAGATTATTTTCCCGTTGTCTTAAgcgaaaacaaaaataaaatagcaaaaatCACACCTTTGACTGGCAGCATAGTTCTGTTCTTCCTGCACGGATGAGATTCTCATGTTTCAATTGCTGTTATCTCTCTGCCCTTTGCTCAGTGCTTACCAGCCGACACCGTTTATGACCACTGAattatgatgtgtgtgtgtttaggcgAGGAGACGAAGCCGGTTAGTTAGAAATGACTTGAGAAAGACTGATCTTGTTGTCGTTAGCTTTCGGGACAGCCGTGCTTTGAAGGTCTCCGGTATGTATCTGTCATCATTTGATGTAGAGGTGTGTACAGACCATTGGATGCGTGTGTTTACACATGCAAGTGTGTATTTGTACAATGGTCTAAAGCACGACTTTAGACATTTGTACTGCACAGTCAAACGTCGTGGTTTGGTGTGCCCATAACAACTGAAGTAATGCCAAATAACAGACTGACTCActatttacatgcacaaaatTGAATTGTTTCTAAGACAACACGAGTTAACAGCAAGACTGGTTATATTACCTGTTATGTCATGTTTCTATTTTAGTGTCGGGATCGATTTAATTTCTCAGATACGTTTCTTTTTAGTAATGTTGAAatgtgtgttatttatttagaaaaagacAGTTCTCatctatttttatttgaaaatgaaacACATTTATCATCCTTCATGTGTCAAGTGCACGTGGTAAATGTGGTAAAGGTTTGTGGTTACATTTTTATCTGCGATGTTAACTGAGAAAGTGTTTCCAGGGTGTGGTCGATTTAAGGTTGAAGTCCCTATCAAACCCATAATATACACTCTAGGGCTGTGCTTGGCCTGCACAGGGGTGCAGTACATCAATTATTCCACTGGATGGAAGAAGAGATCGCTTTCCTTTTAGTGTGAAGGCAAAATATACGGAGTATAATTTGTATTTATACACCAAGTTTAAGTGAAGACACAGCCAAATCAAATGCTtaactatttttgtttttttttcttcttcttatttttaaatatttagtaTAAGACCCAAGTGACATATGCAATGATACACAGACAGATGAGCTATAAATAATggaaagcaagaaaaataaacaaataaccgAGAATGAGTAAAAGTGAGAAGTGATGAGATAATAGGCAGAGTCAGTGTCAAAGAATTTCCCAAGTGTACTCCTCCTACTTCAGCACAAGTCCAGCACTATCTTTTATCCAATGAGAAAAGGCTATGGGAAGAGTCTCTTTTTGTGATTGGCCTAGAGTTTGTGTGACCCATCCCTTCCTGAGGAGTTGGAGAGAGTTCACTGTTAGTTTTTTCCCAGCCACACTTACAGAAGTGCAGACTAGAAGGAGCTGTCTGCTGCCACCGCCGCTGCTGCTGTGCAATTCTTTGTCTGCTTAGGCGTCTTAGTTGCTTTAGTTTTGCCCAACATTGAGTAAAGCCAGGTGGATCAGACTAAGCAACATGTGGACTGCACGTCCACAGAAAGAGCAGGTTGGTAATGTGTCCCTCtgactctgtgtttgtttctgtgtctgctctgttctATTTGCGTCCAGGGGCTTTGGGAGATATGTGCCTGTGACACTCTTTGGTTTTGGGTTATCACTGGAATCATGGACAAGAAATGTACAGTGGATTATACTGGAGTACTGCTGAATAAGTTGGATTAGTTCTTTCTGAGCTGCAGCAGAGCAAATACGTGGTTAATGTGCATTTGACTGTTTCTGTTCCTTGTCACAAAATTATACATGCTGTATTAAGCTTTAGTCACAAGTcaagtgtaaaatgtaaagagtGGGTGCTATAGTGAGGTGTGAAGATGAATTTCCTGatctttttgttgtttactTTGTACCACTGTAATGCTGTGACAAATAATGTTTTACCTGTTGCATAAGACTTCacaggtgtgcgtgtgtgcatgttttttttttcctgctgttcgcCCATAGAAAACCAGCCCCCTCCCCTCTGCAgttcttctgttgtctttgcaaCAGATGCACTGGATACTGACCTCTGGCATTCAATAGTCTTTTGCACAGGCATGACCTCAATACTTTTTGTTGTGATGCCAGCATAATTAAACAGTAAACTTTATTACTGTTATTCGTGCCTGAGGCTTTAAATGCATGCGTTTAAGTTTATCGACCTAAGTCTAtgtgttttcttatttgttattAAGTATTTGTGTAAGAAAAATACTGAGCTGAAGATTTCTTGGCTATGATCTTTGCTATAACCACCCACCAttcttttaaagtaaaaaagtagCATAATAAGTTTTGCATCATTGCAGTTTGCTGCTTAGAAGGGACAGAGGGGATCAGTGTTGTTAGCAAGGCTCTCAGATTTAGTACTATAAATTAAATCCAGATGTGAACTTCTGGCTGGCTTGTGTCCTGCCAGACAATGTGCCACCATCAAAAAGCCCACAAATATTCTTTTGGGCTTTCCAACTATGATTTaaaatatatctatatgtataaTTAAGGCATTATAGAGTATATTCTTTTCCAAATTCTTATACGGAACACAGTTTTTCATTGACTTTTCAGCAGCATATCTGTAGACGAGCTATTTCAGTGTATTTGAAATGAACCAGGAGACCAACCTGTCGCTGCTGTTCTCCACGGTGTACATTTCCCCGCGTTCACTGGGCCATTTGACACTCATACTACATCATACAGTACAGCATATCTGCACCTCAGATGTTTGCATTCatattgtgtctgtttttgaacatagtgctttctttttcagacaCTAAATTATATTTTGCATGCACCAACCCTTCAATTCAAGAACTCAGAGATCCTCTATACTTTTTTCCTACCACTGTAATCATGACTCACTTCAGTGGTCTGGCGCAAGTTAAACTTAAGTAGTTTCCAGGCTCGGTCTTGGCCACACTGGTTGAGCCGAATCAGGCTTGGCTGAAACGGAGAGAGGGAGCAGTTCTCTCACTCCCTCAGTACAATGACGCCTTGTGTTACCATCAGCTGAACGACACTCTGGCAATGATGACGATTGCTCGCTCTCTTTTTCTGGCATCTACTGTATGTCTTGCTTTCTCTGCCGCTCTGACCATCCCAATCCCCCTATCCATGGTGTGAAGGATTAGATAATAGGCAGCTTTAGTGTGGGCAGAGAAAAAGAGGTGTCACAGACCTCTCTCAttgcttccctccctcccttctttTCTCTATCTTTGTACCATCTGCGCCACGAGGAGC encodes:
- the ghsra gene encoding growth hormone secretagogue receptor a isoform X2, producing MRSPRSRVTSAVRVRCGRENNPEATMPSWPSQLECLHRNCTWEETNNTISKADPSPPPLNYYSIPLLTAITVACTLLFLIGVAGNVMTILVVSKYRDMRTTTNLYLCSMAVSDLLIFLCMPLDLYRMWRYRPWRFGDALCKLFQFVSESSTYSTILSITALSVERYLAICFPLRAKALVTKRRVRALICLLWTVSLLSAGPVFVMVGVEQDTMGPLNFSSWMNETNLFLETEDTRELLYSLIGRRLWQRHRETNMSNRVSHRDKSNRQTIKMLVVVVLAFVLCWLPFHVGRYLQFRSLDAPSPLLSLLSEYCSLVSVVLFYLSAAINPILYNTMSWKYRGAAARLFGLTDSLPPRGRTASTVKGDGSNGWTESTISF
- the ghsra gene encoding growth hormone secretagogue receptor a isoform X1, which gives rise to MRSPRSRVTSAVRVRCGRENNPEATMPSWPSQLECLHRNCTWEETNNTISKADPSPPPLNYYSIPLLTAITVACTLLFLIGVAGNVMTILVVSKYRDMRTTTNLYLCSMAVSDLLIFLCMPLDLYRMWRYRPWRFGDALCKLFQFVSESSTYSTILSITALSVERYLAICFPLRAKALVTKRRVRALICLLWTVSLLSAGPVFVMVGVEQDTMGPLNFSSWMNETNLFLETEDTRECKMTHYAVQSGLMGAMVWLSSVFFFMPVFCLTVLYSLIGRRLWQRHRETNMSNRVSHRDKSNRQTIKMLVVVVLAFVLCWLPFHVGRYLQFRSLDAPSPLLSLLSEYCSLVSVVLFYLSAAINPILYNTMSWKYRGAAARLFGLTDSLPPRGRTASTVKGDGSNGWTESTISF